The proteins below come from a single Candidatus Flexicrinis affinis genomic window:
- the ilvD gene encoding dihydroxy-acid dehydratase codes for MPDVTTQLNARSRTLVEGDKRAGARAMLKAIGLTDDDLKKPLIAVANTWTEIGPCNHNHLRILSHAIKEGIRKAGGTPLEFNTVSISDGITMGTEGMKASLISREMVADSIELVTRANYFDGVIAISSCDKTIPGTIMALLRLDLPSVMIYGGSIAPGHYNGRDLTIQDVYEAIGAYAANRISYDEFVAIENEACPGVGACGGQFTANTMSMVAELMGISPMGVNDVPAVGDDKVTVSEKKKGAAARVGEMILDLIERDWRPSRYITRQSLENAIVGAAGSGGSTNAILHTLAFAREAGIPFTLDDIESISSHVPLLVDMKPTGKYTAVDLHAAGGIRLFVQRMVEGGYLHADARTVTGRTLAEEAASARETPGQTVIAPLSAPINASGGLVVLKGNLAPRGAVIKRKGDEPPYHKGPARVFDREEDAMDAVQNNRIVAGDVVIIRYEGPVGGPGMREMLGVTAALTGQNLGRDVLLITDGRFSGATKGMCIGHVAPEAMVGGPIGLVREGDIIECDIATRSLNVLLSDAELEARRAAWVAPKPHYASGVLRKYANTALQADDGAATNVLA; via the coding sequence ATGCCAGATGTAACAACCCAACTGAATGCCCGCAGCCGGACGCTCGTCGAAGGCGACAAGCGTGCGGGCGCCCGCGCGATGCTGAAGGCGATTGGCCTGACTGACGACGACCTCAAGAAGCCGCTGATCGCCGTGGCAAACACGTGGACGGAGATCGGCCCGTGCAACCACAACCACCTGCGCATCCTCAGCCATGCGATCAAAGAAGGCATCCGCAAGGCGGGCGGCACGCCGCTCGAATTCAACACTGTCAGCATCAGCGACGGCATCACGATGGGCACCGAAGGCATGAAGGCCAGCCTGATCAGCCGCGAGATGGTCGCCGACAGCATCGAACTGGTAACGCGCGCCAACTACTTCGACGGTGTGATCGCCATCTCGTCGTGCGACAAGACCATCCCCGGCACAATCATGGCGCTGCTGCGGCTCGATCTGCCGAGCGTGATGATCTACGGCGGCAGCATCGCCCCCGGCCACTACAACGGCCGCGACCTGACCATTCAGGACGTGTACGAGGCGATTGGCGCATACGCCGCCAACCGCATCAGCTATGACGAATTCGTTGCCATCGAGAACGAAGCGTGCCCCGGCGTGGGGGCGTGCGGCGGGCAGTTCACCGCCAACACGATGTCGATGGTCGCCGAGCTGATGGGCATTTCACCGATGGGCGTCAACGACGTGCCGGCTGTGGGCGATGACAAAGTCACTGTGTCCGAAAAGAAGAAGGGCGCGGCGGCCCGCGTCGGCGAGATGATCCTCGACCTGATCGAGCGCGACTGGCGGCCCTCGCGTTACATCACCCGCCAGAGTCTCGAAAATGCGATCGTCGGCGCGGCGGGCAGCGGCGGCAGCACCAACGCCATCCTGCACACGCTCGCCTTCGCCCGCGAGGCCGGCATCCCGTTCACGCTCGACGATATTGAGTCGATCAGCAGTCACGTGCCGCTGTTGGTCGACATGAAGCCGACCGGCAAGTACACCGCGGTCGATCTGCACGCCGCCGGCGGTATCCGCCTGTTCGTTCAGCGCATGGTGGAAGGCGGCTACCTCCACGCCGACGCGCGCACCGTCACCGGGCGCACGCTGGCCGAGGAAGCTGCATCAGCCCGTGAGACGCCCGGCCAGACCGTGATCGCGCCGTTGAGCGCGCCGATCAACGCCAGCGGTGGGTTGGTGGTGCTGAAGGGTAATCTCGCGCCGCGCGGTGCGGTGATCAAGCGCAAAGGCGACGAACCGCCGTATCACAAGGGACCGGCGCGCGTGTTCGACCGTGAAGAGGACGCCATGGATGCGGTGCAAAACAACCGCATCGTGGCGGGCGACGTGGTCATCATCCGCTATGAGGGGCCGGTGGGCGGCCCGGGGATGCGCGAGATGCTGGGCGTGACCGCGGCGCTAACCGGTCAAAACCTCGGCCGGGACGTGCTGCTGATCACCGACGGGCGCTTTAGCGGGGCCACCAAAGGCATGTGCATCGGGCACGTCGCGCCGGAAGCGATGGTCGGCGGGCCGATCGGACTGGTGCGCGAGGGGGACATTATCGAGTGCGACATCGCCACGCGCAGCCTCAATGTGCTGCTCAGCGACGCGGAACTCGAGGCGCGGCGGGCGGCGTGGGTCGCGCCCAAGCCGCATTATGCCAGCGGCGTGCTGCGCAAATACGCCAACACCGCGCTGCAAGCGGACGACGGCGCAGCCACCAACGTTCTCGCCTAA
- the ccsA gene encoding cytochrome c biogenesis protein CcsA yields the protein MSAVTQSPVTQVEVARTPMPRRLLILTVVTAVAVAVGTVLALFVVSPDADQGDVQRLFYIHMPSFFGAFFAFGAAVVGGIGYLRTRNVKWDTLALSGIEVGLACSIVTLATGSIWARPIWNTWWTWDPRLTSAAIMALTYAAYLMLRGAIENPDQRRRFASVYGIIAFVTVIYTLVIIRIRPDTIHPVVIGASPQSAEGTFEATVGTAVALVPNLIIWGVLLPLTLMWHRIRLQNLLERVARRRAERD from the coding sequence ATGAGTGCAGTCACGCAATCCCCCGTTACACAAGTCGAAGTCGCACGCACCCCTATGCCTCGCCGGTTGTTGATCTTGACGGTCGTCACGGCCGTCGCGGTCGCCGTCGGCACCGTTCTGGCGCTGTTCGTCGTCAGCCCCGACGCCGACCAGGGAGACGTTCAGCGGCTGTTCTACATCCACATGCCATCCTTCTTCGGCGCGTTCTTTGCGTTCGGTGCCGCGGTTGTTGGCGGCATCGGATACTTGCGCACGCGCAACGTCAAATGGGACACGCTTGCCCTGAGCGGCATCGAGGTCGGTCTCGCCTGCTCGATCGTGACGCTGGCGACCGGATCGATCTGGGCGCGCCCGATCTGGAACACGTGGTGGACGTGGGACCCGCGCCTGACATCCGCCGCCATTATGGCGCTGACCTACGCGGCGTACCTGATGCTGCGCGGCGCCATCGAGAACCCCGATCAGCGCCGGCGCTTCGCTTCGGTCTACGGAATCATCGCGTTCGTCACGGTGATCTACACGCTGGTCATCATCCGCATTCGGCCGGACACCATCCACCCGGTCGTGATCGGCGCTAGCCCGCAGAGCGCCGAAGGTACCTTCGAAGCCACCGTCGGTACGGCAGTCGCGCTCGTACCGAACCTGATCATCTGGGGCGTACTGCTGCCGCTGACGTTGATGTGGCACCGCATCCGCCTTCAGAACCTGCTCGAACGCGTCGCCCGCCGCCGCGCAGAGCGCGACTAA
- a CDS encoding MBL fold metallo-hydrolase: MFGSFYKMALGSWALTVVQDRHAQGDPANLAANASAEELDALLAANGLNRSVYMSTVNVMFIETADRKILIDTGIGGDAGRLLPTLRLLEVDPASITDILISHSHMDHVGGLSDDTTGVYPNATVMIGQTEFDAQAASLSRLTPYTHADRLRVMPDSGEWLPGITAIPAFGHTPGHTAFLLENEGTSLLMVMDAANNNVISLARPDWAFRFDADPAMASASRRALLEKAVVEQRRVFGYHFAFPGVGFVARDRDSYRWVVLTP, from the coding sequence ATGTTCGGTTCTTTCTACAAGATGGCGCTGGGAAGCTGGGCGCTGACCGTCGTTCAAGATCGTCACGCGCAAGGCGATCCGGCCAACCTCGCGGCGAACGCGTCGGCCGAGGAGTTAGACGCACTGTTGGCAGCCAACGGCTTGAATCGCTCCGTCTATATGTCTACCGTCAACGTCATGTTCATCGAAACAGCCGACCGCAAGATCCTGATTGATACAGGCATCGGCGGCGACGCGGGCCGGCTGCTGCCGACCCTCAGGCTCCTCGAGGTCGATCCAGCCAGCATCACCGACATTCTGATCTCGCACAGCCACATGGATCACGTCGGCGGGTTGTCGGACGACACGACCGGTGTCTACCCGAACGCGACGGTGATGATCGGCCAAACCGAGTTCGATGCGCAGGCCGCGTCGCTCTCGCGGCTGACCCCGTACACACACGCCGACCGCCTGCGCGTGATGCCGGACAGTGGCGAATGGCTTCCGGGCATCACGGCGATCCCGGCATTCGGGCACACGCCCGGCCACACCGCGTTTCTGCTTGAAAACGAGGGTACGTCGCTGCTGATGGTCATGGACGCGGCCAACAACAACGTGATCTCGCTGGCGAGGCCGGATTGGGCGTTCCGCTTCGATGCCGACCCGGCGATGGCGTCCGCGTCGCGGAGAGCCTTGCTCGAAAAGGCGGTCGTGGAGCAACGGCGCGTATTCGGCTATCACTTCGCATTTCCCGGCGTCGGCTTTGTGGCGCGAGATCGTGACAGTTATCGGTGGGTTGTCTTGACGCCGTAA
- a CDS encoding ThuA domain-containing protein, with the protein MVYGGWKGHDPEETSALFARLLTDAGMHVTRSESLDSFLDTDLMASLDLIVPLYTMSTIAPEQEKALLGAIRDGGVNCGGWHGGMADAFRNNPDYQFMVGGQWVAHPGGVIDYRVNITDNEHPITAGLPDFDMHSEQYYMHVDPSNSVLATTTFNGEHANWIDGTVMPVVWTRRFGNGRVFYTSLGHVIGDFDVPEAREIVRRGLLWAAGCL; encoded by the coding sequence ATCGTCTACGGTGGTTGGAAGGGTCACGACCCGGAAGAGACATCGGCGCTTTTTGCGCGACTGTTGACCGACGCCGGCATGCACGTCACGCGCTCGGAGTCGCTCGACAGCTTCCTCGACACAGACCTCATGGCGTCGCTTGATCTCATCGTGCCGTTGTACACGATGAGCACGATCGCGCCTGAACAGGAGAAGGCGCTGCTAGGCGCGATCCGGGACGGCGGCGTGAACTGTGGCGGATGGCACGGCGGGATGGCCGACGCCTTCCGCAACAACCCCGATTATCAGTTCATGGTCGGCGGCCAGTGGGTCGCACACCCGGGCGGAGTCATCGACTACCGCGTGAATATCACAGACAACGAACACCCGATCACAGCGGGCCTTCCCGACTTCGATATGCACTCCGAGCAGTATTACATGCACGTGGATCCATCCAACAGCGTGCTGGCGACCACCACGTTCAACGGCGAGCACGCGAACTGGATCGATGGCACAGTGATGCCGGTGGTCTGGACGCGCCGGTTCGGCAATGGCCGCGTCTTCTACACATCGCTGGGACACGTCATCGGCGACTTCGACGTGCCAGAAGCGCGCGAGATCGTGCGGCGCGGCCTACTGTGGGCAGCGGGCTGCCTCTAG